The Papaver somniferum cultivar HN1 chromosome 6, ASM357369v1, whole genome shotgun sequence genome segment tgcaagtcttttttttttcttttgcaccccAGAAGAAGTGGTGAATATGGTGATGTTTGACAAACCCGTGAATAGTGATACGAAATTTACTCCGGTAATTAGGAGTTGGGCTCGATTAAACAGGTATAAGTTTTAGACAAGTTTCAACAGTCTTGCGACCCTCCCTGTCCACAGGATGATCCTCCAAGTATCATTGCAGATGTTTTAGACTTAGAAAGTAGGAACTGAATCTGGAATTTGGCTGTGTCTGTATTTGAGTTTGTATGTTTGTTAGCCTTTAATAAATCTCCTTCTGGGATCGATTAAACAGATATAAGTTTTAGACAAGTTTTAACAGTCGTGTGACCCCTCCCTGTCCACAGGATGATCCTCCAAGTATCATTGCAGATGTTTTAGACTTAGAAAGTAGGAACTGAATCTGCAATTTGGTTGTGTCTGTATTTGAGTTTGTCTGTTTTTTAGCCTTTAATAAATCTCCTTCTttgctaaaaaaaaagaaaaaaaaagaaaagtttaCGACATCTAgttttcttccaaaaatgttAAACGTGGgacaaaaggaaagaaaaaaagtgGGACAAATGCAAGACTGAGAGAAAAGTTAAGGAAAAACATGGTGTCCATCCATGGCTTCCCACAAAAGCACCCCCACCTTTCTAACATCTTTTTTGTCCGGCTTCTAGTCGGGTCGGTTTTCCTCTCATTAACTACCAAAACAAGTAAATAAACTGGGCAATTGTAGTCTGATGAAAAGACCTTCTTAATACTAGTTCTAGCTAGCTTATCAACTGCAATGTTACAAGATCTTTTTTGAAAAGTAACCTTACAAGACTCTAAATCAACTATAGAATTTTCTGACAATCTGAGATGATGTTCTGATCTTCCCATTGAAAATCCTCAACTCTACCATTACAACAGTTAACAACAGacctattatctccttctacaaTGACATTCTGGTACTTCATTAGATTGATCCATTGAAGAGCTTTAAGAAGTATCAAAGATTCAGCTTGGTTCACATCTCTGGCCCTGGCTGAGTAGGCCATTGCTGCCACAAATATCCCTGCATGATCACGAACGATCAAAGCAAAACCCGCATTAGAATTCTGAGAGTAAAATGAagcatcaatatttatttttagccaattttcaGGTGGTTTTTTCCAACTTTCAGCTGGAGCAATGCAGTTTCTAATGTGTGATTTATGCTGGGTTCCTGAGCTGTTCAAACCAATGCAGTTAGTGTAAGCAATTATTCTATGCAAAACACTTCTAGGATGATAAGATTTCTTCTCAAAGATCTTTTCGCATCATGCTTTCCATATGCGCCATAAAGTGCAGGCTTTATTGTTTGCTTCCAGGGAGCCATCTTCAGAGAACCAAGAGCTTATCCAATCTTTGAGATAGGAATGAGCTTGTTTTGACTGATGTAGAGCAGCAGAAATACCAAACCAGATTGTGTCTGTGTAGCTCCAATTACATAGCAAGTGAGTGGCAGTTTC includes the following:
- the LOC113290950 gene encoding uncharacterized protein LOC113290950 — translated: MVNISLLEKLAWRLVNEEQAMCSGTQHKSHIRNCIAPAESWKKPPENWLKINIDASFYSQNSNAGFALIVRDHAGIFVAAMAYSARARDVNQAESLILLKALQWINLMKYQNVIVEGDNRSVVNCCNGRVEDFQWEDQNIISDCQKIL